Below is a window of Hemiscyllium ocellatum isolate sHemOce1 chromosome 8, sHemOce1.pat.X.cur, whole genome shotgun sequence DNA.
acaagtcacaagtcaggagtgtgagggaatactccctgtttgtctggatgggtgcagctctaataACACTCAAGGACtctatccaagacaaagcagcccaattgattggcaccacatccacaagcatccgctccctccaccaccaacaccctgtagcagcagtgtatataatcaacaagatgctctgcagaaattcaccaaggctctttagACAATAGTTCTGGAAGCTAGAGTTGCTAAACTGCTGGTGTTCTAAAAGATGCTAGTGTTAGGTGACCTGGTGCCACAGAGATTGATGAATTCAGAGCTCTCTGTGGCATGAGGAGtgaaggggagtgggagggtgtaGGGAATCAATAAATAGGAAGcatcttggtcactgagttcataaCAAGAAGCAGGCAGCTTCAGTTAAAAATGCATTGTGCAACAAACTGGAGTAAGAAACATTTTGATTTGCTTTAAGTTTGGGGTGCCCTATTACTGTGCCTTGCTTTTCTAATGCTTCTTCTTAATGTTGCCTGCAGTGACACAAGATGTGACCTTGTCTTTACTGGTTTCAGTTGGCACCAGCTGGAGAAGGAATCAGCCACGAGGTGCCCTCATCTGCCAGCAGTGTTGACATCTCCTTCTTGGGCGAAGACCTGCTGGGATCCCCAGCCAGCTACGGTATTGAGCAGCCCTGTGATATCCTGCAGCAGAGCTTGCAAGAGGCTAATATCACTCCGCAGACTCTGCAAGGAGGAGACGACTTGACAGGCGGGGGGGTCCATGTACAGGCCAGCCCCAAGCCACAACCTGCCAGCCTACCCACCCAGGACAGCCCCCAGACGCTAAACACGGATCTCAGCAGCTTAGCCCCTACCGTGATTGCCCAGCAGCCTCTGCTTCAGCATCCAGTGACTGCTCAGTTTGTCAATAAAACCGTCAACGTGCAACACTTGGTCCATCAAGTCAGACTGAGCAGTGTCGCCGTGCAGCCAATAGCAGGCATTCAGACCATGTCCAATGGCACCACCAAAGTTGGACGCACACAGACGGTCGACTGGCAATGTGGTCAGACTACCGTGCTGCCTGTCGATCAGCCGTCTCGGACAGGGCTGTTGGCAAAGCCTGGCCTCACATCCCCGATGGCTGCTCCTCTCTCCGAACATCCAGTCACAGCAACTTTGGGCATCTCTGCCCCATTCCAAAAGAATATCACCAGCAACTGTCTGAATGGAGAATCCCTCTATGCCCAGGCTGCTGTTGGGCACACCACGGGGAACCAGCTGGTGCAGGTACCAGTGCTGACGCGTGTCATTCAGAAGAGCTCAACGCCAATCCAGCCAAAGCATCTCGTGAATATACAACCTAAACTGGTCCAGTTAAGCCCAAAGTCTTCATTTCCTCCAACCTCTCCACATGTCCAGTCTGCCTCAAAGACTTCAATAGAAGCTGCACAGGAGCAGCAGAAAGCTTGGCAGAACTTGGCAGTGACCGCCCGAACCTCTGGCCCTGGTGTCCTGCTCTCCACTCAGGCCCCTGCAGTCTCCCAGACAATAGCCACCAATCGGGTAAAGCAACCATCCCAGCAAGGTCAACCCAAGTCAAGCAAGCCAGTCAGTGTTCGGGTGCTCCAGCAGGGCACTGGTGTGGTACTGCAGTCCCAGTCATTACCTCGGGCACTGCTGACTGGTCAAAGCCAATCCACCTTGCCTGGGCACTTGGCCACCAGAGTCTCAGCAAGTGCTGGTCCCCAGCGGCTTTCAGCAATTCAACCTGGACCTGTTTTGACCACCCAGTGTGGGTCTATGCTAGCCATCCACAGACAGTCAGCTACGGGTCGCATTGTGGGACGTGTGCAGGCATCTCCGGGACAAGTAGTCTGCAGCCAGTCAATGCCTGCTCACGTCTTGATGACCCAGAATGTGGTGGGACAGTCAATTACCAGCCACTGTGACCTTGGCCAGGTATACACAGCATCAAACTCACAGTTGACGgtcaatgaaggaacagcacagAGACTGTCTATATCCGTGCAGCCACAGCCCAGTCAACCAACTCTGTCTACAAGCCTCCTGGTGCCGAGTCAGCTGGAAGCTAGCTTTGGTTCACAATTAGATTTGTCTGGTCAAACACCAGAAGGGCAGCTGGATCCAACTGTGCCTCTGCCAAATCAGCTACCAGTGCTCAATGAGACTGAGCTTCTTGGACCAGCCTTGAGTATTCAGCAGTCAAGCACCAATGACCCTGATAGCAACATTGTGAAGATTCCATTTGCCCCTCAGTCTCCATTCACATCAGCTCTTGAGCTTCAGCAGATTCCTGCTCTGGCCCAGTGTCGCCAACAAACACACCAGTCTCAGTCCCAACCAGCAGAGCATCATCACTCTGGACTGCTGTCGGCTCTAGCATCAAAACCCAGCAGCATCTCAGCCAAAACTACCGACAGACCTAATAACCAGGGAGCCACAGGAGCAGCACTCAATGCTGACCAGCTTTTGCTTTTCCAACAGGTCAGTCTTCGATGTTGTACTAGATAATGGTTATGCTTTATACTTCTGCAGGTAAGGTGTTTCAAGAAAATCAATAAAACAacaaagatgtaggagcagaaataggccttGTACTCTGcatctcaatgagatcatgtctgatctgataatctttcacttcactttcctgccttttccccataacccttgattgctGCCTTGACtaaaaatctctctatctcagtcttgaatatatttaatgacccaccATCTACAGAcctctgtggtgaagaattccacagattcactactctcagagaaaaagattcttagaggacttgacagagtagatgtgaaaaagttgtttccCCTGTGGAATTTCTATATTAAGTAAGTGACTCTTTACTCTGAGAAACAACATttccacatctactctgtcaagtcatCTAAGAATCTTGTTTGATTCATATATTTTATCACTTTTGGCTCGTGGGAATCCAGATAAGGTAAATTGCTTTTCAGATTAAGAAGAAACCTCATCCTGGATTGAGGGGCTTATCTCatgaggacaggttgagtagCTTTGGCCTGTATCTATTCTTGTTTAGAATGATGACAAGTTTTAAAACATGTCAGATGTTTTGACATAACATAAATATCGATGTTTAATATACCAGGGACTCAAGGATTATTGGGGACATACAGGAAAGTGGGTttgagaccacaaccagatcagaCATAATCTTATTGATTGGTATAGCAGGCTCAAATGGCTGCTAGTTCTATGCTTCTAGGACAAGGCACTCAAAATGCTGAGGAGGTCAGTTCAAGTTTGAAGATGTATGTTCAGTATCAGGACCAAAGGCAGGCAGTGGAGTCAAGGTAAACCTTAATTGAATGAGGTGGTATGCCATGCTGGAGAGGTTCTCCTAgttagagtcataaaatcatggaaacagactcttcggtctaaccagtccatgccaaccatatacccaaactaaactagtcccacttgcctgtgtttggcccatatccctacaaacctttcctatgtcttttaaatgttgtaactgtacctggatctaccacttcctctggcaatttattccacatacagaccaccctctgtgtaaaaacattgcccctcatattttttataaatctttctccactcactttaaaaatatgcctcctggtTTTGCACTCCCCTACTCTAGGGAAAATATcctgttattcaccttatctatgcccttcatgattttgtaagcctcaataaggccatccctcaatctcctatgctccagtgaaaaatatcccagtCTTTcctgtctatttttatatctcgaaccctccagttctggaaacATCCTATGGATGTTAACCCTGCTTGCAAAATATATCAGAACTGGGAATCAAACACAGAAGACTAAATAGGCTGGTCCTTTTGTCTTGAAAAAATAGATGACCCATAGATAATCCGGTCATCATTTCAAATGAGAAAGGGATTTGATAGGGCAGGAGATATCTCCACAAGTGGGCAACACCAGCACTGCAAAATGTAAAATTGAGGTGTCTGTTTGTAAATCCAACAGGGAATTTTGGAGATGCCCATTTTTCCCAGAGGAGCGGGAATGTGGAGCTCAGTACCAGAATTACAGAATTTACAGAATGTGTGGTTTCCCCCTGTCCCAGATTTGATTCACACTAAGCAGGAAGGACTGTTCCCCTGCCATCACCTAATGGACAATTGCCCATTGCCCGTTAATAGTGTGGAGCTTTCACCCTGTCAGAGATAGGATATTCTCTGAGTAGCTCAGTGGTCCCAGCAGTAGGAGGAATCACTGCCACCCCCAGtagggtgtatgtgtgtctatacacacatatacagtaTATAATTTCCAGACTTTCATGTGATAGGTCCTTAATTGACTGTTTAAAGGCTTCAATTAGCCTAAGAGTGACAGTCCAATTAAACTCTCTTGAATTTCATACAAATTGGGGGTGGAGGGGTAAGTAATCGAAAGATTACTTTTACGAGCCCTCTCCCCTTGGTGACACGGGGAGAGTGAAATGCAGGGCAATGGTGTGGGGAGATGGGTTGAGGTATACTGCTTTGATGGATTGAAGGGAAGTTAGGTGACTAAATGAGGGAGAAGCGACTAGTAGGTTTTCAAGATCAAAATAGTCCAAGCTGCCttgagggaaagggaataggcagacagtgcagggagcTCCtttggccgttcccctcaataataagtataccatttggATACTGTTTTAGGGGACAACCTACCAGGGGAAAACCACAGCGGCCAGGTTTCTTGCACTGTCGCTCACAAGGGAGGGCGGAGAATAGGAGAACAATAATGATCTGAGAGTCAATTGTGAGAGGTACAGACGGGACATTCTGTAGTTGCGAGCGAGATTCctagatggtgtgttgcctccaggCATCAGGATCCTtaaggggagggagagcagccagaagtcgtggtacacattggtaccaatgacataggtagggaaagggaggaggacctgaaaagagaatataggaagttagatTGGAAGCTAGAAGGCCGGATGAACAGAGGAGTAATCCCAGGATTTCTAcaggtgccacatgctagtgaagcTGAACGCGTAGTTGCAGGGCTGGTGTAGGTGGGAAGGCTTCAGATATGTGATCTTGGGatatttctggggaaggtgggatctgtcAAGAAGGGcaggttacacctgaactggaggggcaccaagaTCC
It encodes the following:
- the LOC132818034 gene encoding BRD4-interacting chromatin-remodeling complex-associated protein-like; amino-acid sequence: MDDEEGRCLLDVICDPQALNDFLHGSDQLAPAGEGISHEVPSSASSVDISFLGEDLLGSPASYGIEQPCDILQQSLQEANITPQTLQGGDDLTGGGVHVQASPKPQPASLPTQDSPQTLNTDLSSLAPTVIAQQPLLQHPVTAQFVNKTVNVQHLVHQVRLSSVAVQPIAGIQTMSNGTTKVGRTQTVDWQCGQTTVLPVDQPSRTGLLAKPGLTSPMAAPLSEHPVTATLGISAPFQKNITSNCLNGESLYAQAAVGHTTGNQLVQVPVLTRVIQKSSTPIQPKHLVNIQPKLVQLSPKSSFPPTSPHVQSASKTSIEAAQEQQKAWQNLAVTARTSGPGVLLSTQAPAVSQTIATNRVKQPSQQGQPKSSKPVSVRVLQQGTGVVLQSQSLPRALLTGQSQSTLPGHLATRVSASAGPQRLSAIQPGPVLTTQCGSMLAIHRQSATGRIVGRVQASPGQVVCSQSMPAHVLMTQNVVGQSITSHCDLGQVYTASNSQLTVNEGTAQRLSISVQPQPSQPTLSTSLLVPSQLEASFGSQLDLSGQTPEGQLDPTVPLPNQLPVLNETELLGPALSIQQSSTNDPDSNIVKIPFAPQSPFTSALELQQIPALAQCRQQTHQSQSQPAEHHHSGLLSALASKPSSISAKTTDRPNNQGATGAALNADQLLLFQQKEQKQQLLYQQALKLQQEKGLSLTSGNGLAVPLSAGSIPPSGSRPGVQTNTVLIPANTFLVEPKNQTALPQSQPSQFLPALSGQTTSNMISNLTGLNVTLSKGSIQIQMIGKGIAHITSTANQHLQSALLEGSVGKLKKTAVATLTRGDLLLEKFYKDQTSVLQPDCNTPFNSFEDTVFRLLPYHVCKGTLPTNVDFNKVDEEFEVISTQLLKRTQVMLNKYRLLLFEESRRTNPSSEMVMIDRMFIQEEKVAFLEAKQLAKNNPDAYITSVFKPRIATTLPITSGPILGSDQEVQCSPQAQLKTYVASSRGGLKLKIRQEVVHNLELEPAGTQARPAPTGPFSLTANTLRQTDGEPGCRFPAPAEKWKLGPGETQESGGCLTDLRKSRRNLPCVSTPGLGPDQSKTPPLSTKFHRSLEHNLNQQAITIEPGPGHRPAQASSSHNSHVQSRLHLHVDRHGPGRTGVDINDHVKAGFVGDLPLPQPKRRKCDSVDNASSTGHSPQDSALNAHLQSAINSLLDLQRHQSSEPRTPTPQKDDRNLPPYSPPASSADFLQSDPDSGLAEVTTSTLEEAVNSILGD